The Papaver somniferum cultivar HN1 chromosome 3, ASM357369v1, whole genome shotgun sequence genome includes a region encoding these proteins:
- the LOC113359547 gene encoding uncharacterized protein LOC113359547 encodes MIQDSAEWNIPVLNSIFDPHTVNAITIIHINGTGKDSPKWNPNISGAFNTKSLYYSIKRFDHNWPSIWENIWSMHASPRVKLFAFKCLQNMIPINSRLVQFMDISNSCSVFSQHNESLEHIFFSFPFARSVWFASDSNPFPPNLFTFSVKVWILHWHTNPAGWDSSQGQWSAKCATIIWYIWKARCDKVFRGFNPSSKDVCTRAEMDWKAHASLECPLDNASSVNAHKPEPTWKSPPPRIKKINFAGTFDNHRQVGSIALILINSISWCREVKKLECRAQSLDEVEVQAALEATTWSYQLDTTVVQIEGSCINIIKAINGEDYHIDWKARSRIRDIHEKLVTCSLNVEEKNLIFLCCGKRQTRLLLHWLQGSIQMQPVILLPPPSLLFDALNSDRLSCHVPQGTQTSQLL; translated from the coding sequence ATGATTCAAGACTCTGCTGAATGGAACATTCCCGTCCTCAACTCTATCTTTGATCCCCATACTGTCAATGCCATAACCATTATCCACATTAACGGTACAGGTAAGGATTCTCCTAAATGGAATCCCAATATCTCTGGTGCATTCAACACCAAAAGTCTCTATTATTCTATCAAGAGATTTGACCATAATTGGCCTAGTATATGGGAAAACATATGGAGTATGCATGCTTCCCCTAGAGTTAAATTGTTTGCTTTCAAATGCCTACAAAATATGATTCCTATCAATAGTAGACTTGTTCagttcatggatatttctaactcttgttctGTTTTCTCCCAGCACAATGAATCCCTAGAACATATATTCTTTTCCTTCCCGTTTGCTAGGAGTGTGTGGTTTGCTTCTGACAGCAACCCCTTTCCACCAAACTTATTTACATTTTCTGTGAAGGTTTGGATTCTCCATTGGCATACTAACCCTGCAGGTTGGGACAGCTCTCAAGGACAATGGAGTGCTAAATGTGCCACTATCATCTGGTACATTTGGAAGGCCAGATGTGACAAAGTGTTTAGAGGCTTTAACCCAAGTTCGAAAGATGTTTGCACGAGAGCCGAAATGGACTGGAAAGCTCATGCTAGCCTGGAGTGCCCTCTAGACAACGCTAGTTCCGTAAATGCTCATAAACCAGAGCCCACTTGGAAAAGCCCTCCTCCGAGAATTAAGAAAATTAACTTTGCTGGGACTTTTGACAATCATAGACAGGTTGGAAGCATAGCCTTAATATTGATAAATTCTATTAGTTGGTGCAGGGAAGTGAAGAAGCTGGAATGCAGGGCGCAAAGTCTGGATGAGGTGGAGGTGCAGGCGGCTTTGGAAGCAACAACATGGTCATATCAGTTGGATACCACAGTCGTTCAAATTGAAGGAAGCTGCATCAATATTATCAAAGCTATTAACGGAGAGGACTACCATATAGATTGGAAAGCTAGATCCAGAATTAGGGACATTCATGAAAAACTTGTCACTTGTAGTTTGAatgtggaagaaaaaaatttaatcTTTTTGTGTTGTGGAAAAAGACAAACCAGGCTGTTGTTGCATTGGCTTCAAGGATCAATTCAAATGCAACCTGTAATACTGCTTCCCCCACCTAGTTTGTTGTTCGATGCTTTAAATTCGGATAGGCTGAGTTGCCATGTTCCTCAAGGCACTCAGACATCTCAACTCTTGTAA